One window of Elaeis guineensis isolate ETL-2024a chromosome 11, EG11, whole genome shotgun sequence genomic DNA carries:
- the LOC109504849 gene encoding LOW QUALITY PROTEIN: F-box protein SKIP31 (The sequence of the model RefSeq protein was modified relative to this genomic sequence to represent the inferred CDS: deleted 1 base in 1 codon; substituted 2 bases at 2 genomic stop codons), with translation IETYIFCFYCINHCFHYTALSHFYILFLGQHDKEDMIESVRNTPTEFQEYHIQMQAAKRSQAPPPSQGKSTYVCFMFWRSCCYVALNRYAYNTWXSSRALTDEVVTGHVCSEGNACSYSQIXDVFICETTGRVHVCDDTCREVVLDQSNGLLVCTISGHCSDRWLSPNEESDLLDIEEQLDSVTDEAEPFMGSGCFAWAYLWGYNCADEKELEKALRFC, from the exons attgaaacatacattttctGTTTTTATTGTATAAATCACTGTTTCCATTATACAGCACTAAGCCATTTTTACATTCTTTTTTTGGGCCAGCATGACAAAGAGGATATGATTGAATCTGTGAGAAACACTCCAACAGAGTTTCAGGAGTACCATATACAAATGCAGGCAGCAAAGAGAAGTCAAGCACCTCCTCCTTCGCAAGGAAAAAGTACTTATGTTTGTTTTATGTTTTGGAGATCTTGTTGTTATGTTGCCC TAAATcgatatgcata TAATACTTGGTAAAGCAGCAGAGCTTTAACTGATGAGGTGGTGACTGGTCATGTTTGTTCA GAAGGAAACGCATGCTCATACTCCCAAATCTGAGATGTTTTTATTTGTGAGACGACTGGTCGTGTGCATG TTTGTGATGATACTTGCAGGGAAGTTGTCCTGGATCAATCTAATGGGCTTTTGGTCTGCACCATCTCTGGTCACTGTTCTGATAGATGGCTCTCTCCCAATGAGGAATCAGATTTATTGGACATA gaggaacaaCTAGATAGTGTTACTGATGAAGCAGAGCCTTTTATGGGGTCCGGATGTTTTG caTGGGCCTATCTGTGGGGTTACAATTGTGCTGATGAAAAGGAACTTGAAAAGGCATTAAGGTTTTGCTGA